GCACGGGACAAGCACCTCGAAGGAGATCCCCCCTCCATGTCCGCCAAGATTCTGGTCGTCGACGACGAGCCCTCGATCGTGAAGTCGATCCAGTACTCCCTCGAGAAGGAGGGGTACCAGGTCACGACGGCGACCGACGGCCAGGCCGCGGTCGAGGCTGCCCGCCGCGAGAAGCCCAACCTGGTCATCCTGGACGTGATGCTGCCGAGCCTCGACGGCTACGAAGTCTGCCGCCAGATCCGCGCCGAGATGCCGATCCCCATCATCATGCTCACCGCCAAGGGCGAAGAGATCGACAAGGTCGTGGGCCTCGAGATCGGCGCCGACGAGTACGTCACCAAGCCCTTCAGCCTCCGCGAGCTGCTGGCCCGCGTCAAGGCGCTCCTGCGCCTGGTGTCGCGCTACTCGGAAGCCAAGCAGGTGCAGCCCGATCGCATCGAGATCGGCGATCTGGTCATCGACCTGACCCGCCACGAGGTCACCCTGGGGCCCAAGGTCCTGAACCTCACCCTCAAGGAGTACGAGCTCCTCAAGCTGATGGCGCTGAACGCCAACAAGGTCCTCTCGCGCGAGTTCCTCATCGAGCAGGTGTGGGGCTACGACTTCACCGGCGAGGGCCGCACGGTGGACGTGCACGTCCACTGGCTGCGCGAGAAGATCGAGAAGGATCCCAACAACCCCATGCGCATCCAGACGGTGCGCGGGGTGGGCTACCGCTTCGAGCGCCGCGTCCGGGCCGGTGAGGCCAAGTAGGAACTTCCACAACCCCCTCTCGCGGCTGTCCCTGGCGGGGCAGCCGCCTTTGATCGTGACGGCGGGCGTCACCGTGCTCGCGGGAATGACCTCGGGGCTGGTGCTGGTCTTGCTGGGCTCGCTCGGGGCCCTCTCGCCCGGCGCCTGGCGCCCCGCCCTCATCGCCTGGGCGGGCGGGACGGCGCTCACGGCCACGCTCAGCTACACCATCGGCGGCTCCGTCTGGGGGCCGTACTCGTGGCTCCACCACGCCATCGACATGATCAGCAAGGGGGACTTCAACTTCCCCGCCGAGCCCACCGCCCAGGAGGCCCGTCACCTGACGCGCGGCCTCCACCGCATCGCCGAGGAGCTTCAGCGCTACCGCGGGCTCGAGATCGAGGCCCTGATCCTCGAGAAGAGCGAGCTCGAGGCCGTCATCCACTCCATGACCGAGGGGCTCGTGATCTACGACCTGGGCTTCAAGCCGGTCATGGCCAACCCCGCCCTGCGCCAGCTCGCGCAGTCCGAGGGGGTCGCCGACGAGGCCGCCGCCGCCCGCTTCCTCGATCGCTGGAGCCACCCTGACCAGCTCGCCGTCATCGAGGAGGCCACCCGCCAGGCGCCCGACCGCCCCCGGG
This sequence is a window from Pantanalinema sp.. Protein-coding genes within it:
- a CDS encoding response regulator transcription factor, encoding MSAKILVVDDEPSIVKSIQYSLEKEGYQVTTATDGQAAVEAARREKPNLVILDVMLPSLDGYEVCRQIRAEMPIPIIMLTAKGEEIDKVVGLEIGADEYVTKPFSLRELLARVKALLRLVSRYSEAKQVQPDRIEIGDLVIDLTRHEVTLGPKVLNLTLKEYELLKLMALNANKVLSREFLIEQVWGYDFTGEGRTVDVHVHWLREKIEKDPNNPMRIQTVRGVGYRFERRVRAGEAK